CAGCGGTTCGTCCGGATCACCTTCCAAACGTAAGGCAATCGTACCCAGCAAAGAGGAAATCTGTTCGATATTACCGTCGGCAGGAGATAGTATTTCCAAGACCTGACCGTTTTGAATCACCCCGGCCAGAACCTGACCGGCTTTGACATTTTCCCCCTCCTTGACGACAACCAATTGCGGCATCATCGTTGGAGCCAGACCGAATTTTTCGGCAACCGGAATCAGGACGGGTTCCACCGGCTGCAATTTTGTTTCCGCAATTAGTGTGTCTGGAAACACCTGCTGGCCTTTTTCGACCAGGACTTTGCCGATATTCGGCAATACCCGTGTGAATCTTTCCCGTTTGGCTTGCATTAAATTCCCCTCCCGCTGACGTCAGTTTGCTCCTGCCAGATTTTACTTTGCTGACGTTTTTTCGCAATCGATTTCTCCCAACGCAAATCCCGTCCGCGTAAATCAACAATAATCCCTACCAAGCCGCCTTTGACTGTCTGATGGAAAGGTTTCCAGAATCCCCTGCCATAATTCAATTTGAGATGACCCGAAATCTCAACCTCGGCTTCTTCTCCTGCAGGCAACGGAAATACATGCAGCTGACCGTAGCGCAGTTCCTGCTGCAGCGTTCCGGATTTTTGTTTGATCGTAATCCTGCCCATTTTCTCCTGATTGAAACCATAGCCGGTCGGTGCAATACAGCAACCCAGTGGCTGCAGACAGATGGTTTCCAGGATATTCAGCGCTGCCGCTTCATTCACTTGGCTGAACACTCCGGCATGCGGCAGCATAAACGAGTGATCCAGCGCCAATTCGGTGTAGCCAACCGGCTGGAAACCATCGATCATCATCATGGCGGATTGTATTGCCTGCGGCGCATGAGAAATCACTCCGCCGCTGCCAATCAGCAGATCAATATCGCGGATGGTAAATAATTGATGGGTGCCGAATGCTTCTGCCGAGGCTTGTTTCCAATCGCCTTCCGGTTTATTGCCCCGCAAAGCAACCGCTAAACTAAAATGCTGTCCCAGAGAAAGGCGCAGCGCCTCCCGTGCCAGCGCCTGTTCCACCAACAAAGCTTCTTTACTATAGGGCAGGGTGGTAGGCCGCAGCATCTTGTTATGCAGCCAATCGCGCACATCGGCTTCCGCCAACGTTTCCGGCAGCCAGCGCAGGATATTTTCAATTCCCGCTTCTGCCAAAACATGCATCGCACTGTAGCTCATGCCCAAATTCGCACTGACCGTACGGTAAAATTCGCCGTTCACCACAGAAAAAACATCGGTGGTCGCGCCGCCGATATCCATCGCCATCACATTGCAGCCGCGCTTTTGCGCCAGCAATTGCAGCGATTTTCCCACTGCGGTCGGTGTGGGTAAAATTGGCGCGGACACCCGCTGCTGCACACCCGCATAGCCGGGCGCCTGTGTCATGACATGATTGAGGAAGATGTCCTGAATAGCTTTGCGGGTAGGCGCCAAATTTTCTTGATCCAAAGCCGGGCGCAGATTTTCCACAAAGCGAACTTCCATATTCGTCTCGTGATTTTCAAAATAAGGCCGTAATTCCGAATTACCGGCAAAAATCAGCGGGATTTTCTCCGCTCCCAAACGACTTTTCGGCGCTGCCTTAAAGAGACTGTCCGCCAAAACCGCTACTTCCAATAAGGCGCCGCCTTCAATTCCGCCGGCCATCAGTACCATATCCGGACGCAACTCGCGAATTCTGGCAATCCGACTATACATTTCCAAACCATCGTCCTGCGCCATCACATCCAAAATCACCGCTCCGGCACCCAGCGCCGCGCGTTCCGCCGATTCTGCCGTCATGCCTTTGACCAAGCCGATAACCAGCATCTGCAAGCCACCGCCGGCGCTGCTGGTTGCCAATAAACCGTCCAATGCGCCGGGATTCGCCTGTAAAAAAACCTTTTCATCACTGAGCGGCAGATTCAGGCTGGCTTCCAGCCGGTTTACGGCTTGGAACAGCCCCAATTTTACATCATTGTAGGGTGCTTCCACCGTGGTAGGAGCATCGGCGCCACCTAAAAGCCTGACTTTGGCGCCATCCGTTTCAAACAATAACGCTTTGGTCGTTGTACTGCCGAGATCGACGATCAAATATCTCTTCTTCTCCATTAAGATCCTGCCCTTCCTCGCATCTTTGAGCGATTCAAAGCGCCGCCCGAAGATTGCCGTATCA
Above is a window of Negativicutes bacterium DNA encoding:
- a CDS encoding glutamate mutase L: MEKKRYLIVDLGSTTTKALLFETDGAKVRLLGGADAPTTVEAPYNDVKLGLFQAVNRLEASLNLPLSDEKVFLQANPGALDGLLATSSAGGGLQMLVIGLVKGMTAESAERAALGAGAVILDVMAQDDGLEMYSRIARIRELRPDMVLMAGGIEGGALLEVAVLADSLFKAAPKSRLGAEKIPLIFAGNSELRPYFENHETNMEVRFVENLRPALDQENLAPTRKAIQDIFLNHVMTQAPGYAGVQQRVSAPILPTPTAVGKSLQLLAQKRGCNVMAMDIGGATTDVFSVVNGEFYRTVSANLGMSYSAMHVLAEAGIENILRWLPETLAEADVRDWLHNKMLRPTTLPYSKEALLVEQALAREALRLSLGQHFSLAVALRGNKPEGDWKQASAEAFGTHQLFTIRDIDLLIGSGGVISHAPQAIQSAMMMIDGFQPVGYTELALDHSFMLPHAGVFSQVNEAAALNILETICLQPLGCCIAPTGYGFNQEKMGRITIKQKSGTLQQELRYGQLHVFPLPAGEEAEVEISGHLKLNYGRGFWKPFHQTVKGGLVGIIVDLRGRDLRWEKSIAKKRQQSKIWQEQTDVSGRGI